CTATGTTAAAAATTGATCTATATACTAATTATTACTCATACATATTAGGTatgattgaatgaatttatttaattagTTCTTTTGATCTATAgtctatttattattcataaatattagttttactgtttgaagtcatgaaattatttcttttgaaaattagAATGTTTAGACACGTGGCATTGATTTGtgtatattattatgtattaagacgatatactattttataagtctaataaaatgtctgttctgttctgttcttaaaAGTAAATTGTTACAGTATTCTATTCataaaaagttcattatttaacgggttattattaattcatttttggtCGGAGGCTGGTATTTTTGTATTCTAGTTCAGTACCAAAGCTTAAACTCGGAGAAGAAGTTGCACTTTTGCTGACCATGAGGGAGAAGTTCCCAGACTTCTTCTATCACCGTGTACATGACATGCTGAATGTAAAGGACATTTCCACCATTACTCGCTTGGTATGGGCGCTGCATGACCTCACATTCACCGGAACATAGACTACAAGGACACTTCCGATATAACTCGGACGCTGTTTGACCTAACATCCACCAGAACATACCACAAGGATACTTCCGTCATGGCTCGCCAGGTTCGGACGTTGCATGACATCACACACACTGGAACATGGACTGCCAATCGGAACAACTTGGCATTATCTATTAAATCTGACATAGGAAGACATACGGGTCTTtaaaaatagtccatcatggcggCGCCCGTATTACAACCGGattgaatgtgtttttaacCATCAAGGGACATATGTTATGCTTTAGGGAGGGTGCATTTGCCACGTTTTTGTGACATCCTTTGttaaaaattgcattatttattgatataatgtaTATCATGTCATTTTGGGCACTATCATTAGATTCcaatcatttatttcttttcacGTGTAACTACAGACAAAACGCCACGTTCACGCCATGTGTTGCAACAATCTTTAATTTCTGCAATAAGTATATTCTGAATTAGCCTTGgtgaatttgttttaatactgtAAACACTATACATTGAAACATGAAATTGAGAGAAATTAATATATTAGCTCCTCAATACGTACGATCTAAATTCTATGCTATACTAATACTAGTATGTGTTGATTGAATGTATTCTtatgaaataatgtattataGTTTAAAGACACAATTTGTTGTACAATTTGCCCATATGTCAAAATATGTGCAGGTTTTGAAATTAAGCGTTCGGGTGAGTTATCGTTCATCTTATAGGGATAAGATTTACTGTTATTTGTGTGTAAAACAATTTGGATATCATGCTAAAAACTGACGaattaatgataaatggttAGAATTTTGTTTGTTCTGCTTTATATGTGGAGACAAATTAATAAGTACTGGTTAATTAGTGAAAATAAGACCAGAATGGGACATTgaatttggcttgtttgtctaaagaaaatatagttcTACCAACCTATTGCATACCATTTAAAAGTGCAAAGACTCCTTTTTTCATGGCAACTTTTTAAAAAcgcatttttttctatttttattaagtaatttgcAGAAAAATGGACTCCGGAAAGTCATGAAAgcttgagttacataccttattttttttttttatatgaaatgcattatatatCTACAGacgtgttgtttatctcattatatgAACCCAAACTGATAttcatcaacattttagacaaaaACAAGGAATCAGACGCTTGTGAACTGCACCTTATTTACTTGGCCAGGTAGaaacttcaggtgtgtatttttaacagttttttgtTTTGCTGCTAATATAGTAAATGCgatgtattttgttatatttttccttagaaaatatacatttaatgattgatgcatgtttgttttcatattgcCACAGCTCAAAGTATAGtatcaatttaatttatatgcaGTGCATGTACggtaatagaaaaataaagtttggctcAAAAACATCttcaatttattattgtattatcattaaACTGTGTCAGTAATGCTTAATTCATATATTACAcagaaaatttataaataatattgcaattaaaatttcagattctTCAGACGCAGCTGATAACGAAATTTATGTCCCTGTGAGGCAACGAGGGCGTTCTTGTGGTGAAGGCATTGGTCGCGGTTGAGCCAATGGTGGTGGACAGTACGAGGACGCTTCATGCCTTTATATTTACCATtcacataaaaacattaaacaagctGAAACTAGAATTGTGTACAAGtttgtaaatataagtcaaaaaaggaaaacaatagTGTCAGAATGTGTTATTAGAAAAAGTGTGAATCACACTTTGTGGtgtgaataaatgtttgtaggttttttaaataaccatgtgcatatttaaactttatttaaggatatcatttaaacattaactaaTTGAGCTGATTGTTTTTTGTGAATGAAATATTGCatacttttgtattttattgaaatatgttcttATGCTATATATGAAAGCTGCCCAATCATTATTTgcagaacaaaaacaaaataaaattgttgttttttaaatatgttaatgatTTCGATTACTgtggttttgatttttttcatttattaaataaatttaagcgAGACATTTGCTTGATCTTAAATAGCTTTATGTAACGTGATGTTTTGCTGTTAAAATTCTAAATGAGTtaagaatttgtttaaaaaagtattccTTTTTAACAATTGACCTATTCAATTTTAAGGCGAAATTTCAACAACGGAAAGTGGTCGGGTTTGGAAGTTTGGATACgcgatatatattattttcgtGCAGCTTGAACAGGTTTACCATTGCAATGGTCCAAGAAAAACGACTCGCTCTGTGAAAGATCCTATTTACAATGAATACCTGGTTACTAGTCCCTTGaattttttactgtttgttaaCACCCGACATTCAGTGTGACTGGCTTTTACAGGATCATATCATGACGTGATCTGCGTCAGCATGGTATAAAACAGATGTCTCGGAACGCGTATAACGATAGTGGCGCCAATTGTACCAATTCTTAACAAACGCAAGGTTAGGAAGGTTAGGAACTTAGTTTTATGCCCCAATGGATTCGAATGTCAATAAAATTTCGACGAGTTAAAAAAGCAATGCAGAAGAAAATATCGGAAGTTGATTAGAAAGaaatttattaatatgtatgttttggAGAGGTTAAAACGGATTTGATTTGCCTCACATCCTTTACATTCGTCtctgaatatttgttttataaagggCGGCTTTGGTGATATTTATTCCGAgtaaacaaagacaaaaaaacaacattaaagtcaattgtaaacacaaaatacaaatttgagagaaaaaaataaaatggaaatttcTTTTTGTAGATCACAAACTGACAATACAACAACGGAAAACTACAAATGGGAGCGTCAACGCTTTGAGTACTAATTTGATACATAATGAGTTGAGTATTCTGAGGATCATGTTGATTATAAAGCAAATGTTAGTTTTGTATGAATACTGCTGCAACTGCCTCTGCTGTTGATGGCGCTtttgatgattgatgatgatgatgatgatgatgatgatgatgatgatgatgatccaTAAATTCACTCGAGGTGGTCAGTGTTATAATCAACACACTAATCACATATTGGATATCTGGGTCGTATCTGTCTTGTTATTATCTTCGTGTAAGTTTATGTCATGAAAAACACCACTATTTTTACAGTGGGATGGTGGCGGGGTTGTTTCCGGGGACTTTCCTACAGCTTCCAGGCGCACTTGCATGAAATGCATATCCCGTTGATACACATGTGATTGAGTGTGGTCTCTTTCAGATGTCGTTGGGTGTAAGTAGATCGTGTCTGGATAGAAATATTCACACATTCAGTACTGAGCATTTTTAAGATTAACATCAATATGAAAAAGAAGATAAAACCAAAATATCgctttatacttattttatgataataagtTGTTGATGTCGTTGgtttgtttcataaaacagGCATAAATCGATTAGgcgataaaatataattataatgcattGACAAAAACGTGGATTCTGTCAGCATTCAGATCGTTCTGAAATGAGCACACAAAACAATAGTAAAAACTCAAATAACGGTATCTTAATAAGTTGTGCCTCTAAGCAGGGATTTTATGAACTTATGTCTGATGGGCTTGTCCAAGTAgcttttattttagatttaataTGAACAGGATTTCGAATGTCGAACTTGTATTTCGCTTCAAGATAAAAGCTATATTTAAACGCATGCCTTATATCACAAACACATTTCCAATGCACAACAATCAATAAATAGGCCGCAACTGAAAAATCCCGAAAACAACAACGATAACTGACTATGTCTCAAACAAGCACTCGCAGCAATAGAGCAATTGCaagaacaataacaataactcacttttatttttcaacataaattcGCCGCCAAGGGACAATCacaagaacaaaaacaattatttaccaTTGTCTTTGATATGAGCTCGTCGCAACAGAACAACCacaagaacaaaaacaattatttacctTTGTCTTTGATATGAGCTCGTCGCACCATGAAAATTACAACAACAAGAACGATAACGGCGATCATCGCCACTCCAAATAACCCGATGGCTATCATTCCAACATTTGCCTCACtgcaattataataattatacaactTATAAAACGCACTGGCATTTCTGAATGAAAATctgttattatttcttttttaccaGATGGTCTACCGTCGGAAATATAAAACAGTGGTAATAAAgccttgaaaacaaaaatgtatcgTTTAAAAAATCACGTatacaagtaaaataaatatgaaaatgccTTTGACTTTTTAATATCTTATCCATTTTTAATTGACCCTTCAATTTTGGATGGACAATGTCGCATTTTGGTTGGTTATTACAGATCAGCAGTCCATTTTAACTGGTCCTTGACGTATAGAATATTTTCGTATTAAACCATTTTAACTCATTCTGCAAGTAACACGTTATTGATCGATTGTGATTATGTTGAAGCCTGCGAATAGTTGGGATATAATTCTTTGTGCCTATATCATTAGCGGTTACGTTCAATAGGATGAACGTACAGCATTCGACAGGCAAAGGTCTATATTGTCGTCGTTGTTACTAGTTATTTTTTGCCTTTAAAACGGTTAAATGCTAAAAACAGAGAGGCAATGTTTTTTTCCACATTAACGAAAATAAATCGATGAATAACATGCCCACgatacatatttgtttaaaaaatgcctCTCTTGCAGTGTATCGGTAGTCTGTACATTCAAACAGACAGTAGAGTCACTTCACtttgcatttatatttgaaggattatgatttaaaatgatatgtatGCCCTTCGACATGTCGACATACGCATTCAGAAATATTGAGTGCATACGTCCCTTGTGTCTGTGTTGATATAGTAGCCGACTGACACCGGCCGCATCAACTACGTTTACAATTCAATTTGAAGGAcctttacaaaatgtttattaactTTGTCTGTGCGCCGAATGGGTCCCACATTAAGGCGAGAGTGAATAAGCTCAGCAACACGACACATCCTATACACACTCGTTTTCCCCTTGTTAAGCAGTATGCGTACGTACCTTTTTGGTTGTGGATGTACTGTAGTGACTTCATTCGTACATCCTTTGCATGTCTGTATGTTTGGACAGATGGAAACAGCCTCCCGTGACACATGAGCGTTGTTCAGGTTGAAAGTAAAGCTCCCTTCGAGCGGGTACTGACCAACCTATTATATTTCAGAAGACAGTTTTCTTTCGATAAAGCAACCATACCCTAAACACATCattattaaaaccattttatcttgaaaattattattttgttccgAATCTAGCAACTTAAAAGCTTAACGCAAATAACGCGTTAGATTGTTTCTTGGTAACTTTATATTtcagagtaaaaaaaaaacataaacatacttGAACCTTAGATGGCATTTATAAATCCTAGAATCTTAATTTAGTTACATTGTAGTTGTAGTTTTGCTGACCTCTTTATACTCTAATCTTGACCTGTCTCCTGCATCTTGAATGACGTTGTAGATACGGTACCCGACGTTGCCGTCCCCATTCGTAGTGAAAACTTTGACGTCATCACCCTTACCCTCAAGGTCAAGCTCGACAGACCGGATTTGCTGGACAAGGTTGTCTATCTCTTTATGATTTTAGAAAATTAAAgctattttgtatttaaagtatTCATACCTTTAGGAACTGAGGGGAATtgcaaattatatataaattcatattccTTTAGGTATTATATGAATAAAGGACTTTGAAATATAACTACAATAACACTTTTAAAGACGGTACGCTAACTAATATTAACTTACACGTGTCAATAATAAACTGTAACTCTTACCTCGGGGACTACTAAACTGCGGACACAATGACGTAGACTCAGTGCCACAGGTGTTAATATGGTGTTGGTGACCTCCCATGAGCATTGCACGAGTTGCTACAAACGCTGAGGTAGACCAAGTATCCAGAACAAAATTTGGTTTGTTCAGTGGATCAGCCAAAGCGCATACATTTGCGTAGGTCTTTCTAAAACTTGTGTTAAAATAGCAGCCAAGTTTCTCTTGTAAATATAACGTGACCCAGGGGTTTTCGTCAAGTGGCTTTGGGTCAAAACTTTTCGTGTGTTCCACAAGCAGACTGGCGGGATTGATTTCAAGAACAAGAGTAAAAGACCCAAGCATGATTTGTTTATCATCTTCGTCTAGTATCTGGGTATTCTTTGACCACGCTTCGGAGCCAATAAACATAAATTCGCCCGGTTTCACTCTCTTCTGCAGTTCGACCATCAGAGGCTGCACCATGTGAGATCGTAAGAAAACTATGACAGTCGTCgcgcttgcagtttgagtaattGGTCATAAACTAGATGGTAATTTTGCTCCTTAACTTCGATGGTCTGCGACACACAAATATCAGCCTCGAAGGCTTCCTCTTTAACTTTATCTCGTCCACCTTCGCCGTACGCTCCCGCGCTGAAAATGACTTGTATATAGTCCGCTCCGAGATCGTGTAGCAAAGCGACCATTGCCTTAGCTTGAGCGTCGTCAGGTGTTACTGTACGcataaaatatagatatttgCTTCTGTCACTGAGGGCGGGACTAGTTGATGCGTAACTGATTTGTACGTATTTGAGACGGGAAAGAACCTCGGCAACGGAAATACTGATGGTACTTCCAACATCACCAATAAATCCAATGATTTTGTCCTTTACGTTTAGTCTTGTTCCATCTCGTAACATCACACCTTCTTTGACCAATTCGTAAATCTTTCTTTGCACCACTATAGGGTTATTGCACGTACACAACACAATTACACCGATGTTTAAATGTGAAAAGTACAAATTGCTCTTATTGATCTGGTTGGCTGCAAACCGAATCGCATCAGCAACAGCATAAGTGTTTGTCGTAGAAATCTCACCACACCCGGTTTCTCCGTCTGATTTTAAAATGGGATTAATTCCGACAATATACGCGTCCCTTTCGTCGACAATATAGCGTTCTTGAAGATTGGAAATAGAGTAACACTCATCACAATCGTGACCAGAGGGATAAACTGCCTTACGTAGCTGCGGCCACATTAACTCGATATCCCAGTTGTAGTCACGGATGAGACTTGTATCTAAAATTAGCCGATCGCTGGTGAAGTCACCGACCTTAAACAGGCGGACATTTAATTcagttaaaataatgttttaggtTCGTCATTCTTGAGGTACATTTGACAGGTCATACCAGTATAATACTAGTATTATCACCTATGCTATAAGTATCATCATAATAAATGCTTTACATACAATGGTGTACTATTTTGTGTTAGATTATTTCCGAATAGAGAAAAATAGAAActgaaaatttgaatttataaaaaaatgaatttataaagacgccgactatatttgatattgtccaaacaaaaattaaatttgtttctttattctttgaaggcatgtatatatattataaacaccTTAACAAGCGTTTCCCCGGCTTGCAAGTTGTACAACTCGTACTTTTTGTTGTCATCGTCTATTTCCATTTCGGCAGATAGTGAAATCGCGGGCACACTGAGCAGGCTCGCAGGCCTGAAAATGTAATTTACTTTTGttcatctttaaaaccataACTTGTTAGCTTTCATTAAATGGACAGTTGTTCCTTTTAACAGTGATTctaaaacacacactaaaatGTAAGGTTTGGATACTGAGCGACTCACGGAACTGAGAGGAAAATAagatcaaaatgaaaattacaaaaGGGTATGTGAATAgtgttttctatgtttttgaTTATCGTTAGGAAATAGGATGACTTGATATCGACATGAAGGATgagtttaataataatttaattacatttcaaGACGTTTACTTACTTCCAATCAAAATCgtctttaaaattaatgtcCATGCCCTTTACTGCATCAACCAGGTTTGAAATTTGCAATTAAATCTTCACACAATCCCATGCTGCCTGTATTTGAACCACAAATACCTGTATACTGATTCCTAGCTGCTTTCACGATTAAGTGCGCGCCTGCTATGGCGTACAATGTGTATAAATCATCGAAGTAGTCCCTAAATGTAGCGTTGTATAGAATAGCCTCCATATTATTGATGGTACAATCCTTTGTATCGCATTCGGTGACCTCATAATATACATCATCCAACCAGGGATTGATGGCGCTGCGCTGTTGAAAGACGGTCgtgtttgtaaatattgcaCGCCAGTGTTGTAGAAACTCCTCTACAGGTATGTAGGGCGGCGCTACGGAAATGGTACCCCGGGATCGCCCTATGAGCGTGCCGTCTGCGCGCCTGAACACGGTCATCTGCATTGATGCCGATTCCGACAACATGACGACGGGGCTGTTAGAGTACCCAGAAGCATCCATTGCGCGGAACAGCTTAACAGCGACAGAAGCGTCTCCGAAGTAAACGAGACCGGATCTCATCCTCGATCACTTGTTCCAACGCCGATGTGATCTGACTTGAGCTGATGCCGTTTGTGACGGTGATAGCCGATGTTCGGGAGACGCAGATGCCTCGGTCGCTGGTCAACTTCTGTAGCCGTTCCCAGAAATGCCGGACGCCCGCGTCATCCTGGTATAGCACTGCGATCCGGTTCCAACCTAGCTGTTCCATTGTTGCAACCATCAcctgaaatattcaatattcttAAGTTTGATTCAAGGTTGGAATATAACGAAGCCGAATCAgacaatgaaattaaacaactaataaaactaataatttaaatgttataggTTATACAGTATTTAATCGGgttatatttttggcattatgaaagtcacgtgatatgccgTTTTCGTAGTGACGTTGTGCGCGCTACATTTAGATTATACTTCCGGTTTTGATACATGTTAATTATTGCGTTATTTTATAATCCTTGAggttaaaaatgtcaaaaaggttaagaaaagtcatttggatatacatagATTTCgatcaattaaaatttattagaACATACTGAAAATTAAAGATACTACCAGATTATATTAAGAGTTCCTGCGTATTGTTTACAGGCATTCTCTTAATCCATTTTTCAATAATCTTAGTTGGCTAAATACGATTATGATCTCAACATTCAAACAGCATTGTTAAATCGACATACTCAACTAAACACCGCAAAAAGCAATTAACGATTTCAATGCTACTATTATACGTGTATGTTTGACTAACCAAATTTTTTAATGGTTTAcgagtgcatttttaaaaaaaaac
This genomic stretch from Mya arenaria isolate MELC-2E11 chromosome 10, ASM2691426v1 harbors:
- the LOC128204772 gene encoding metabotropic glutamate receptor 3-like, whose translation is MDASGYSNSPVVMLSESASMQMTVFRRADGTLIGRSRGTISVAPPYIPVEEFLQHWRAIFTNTTVFQQRSAINPWLDDVYYEVTECDTKDCTINNMEAILYNATFRDYFDDLYTLYAIAGAHLIVKAARNQPASLLSVPAISLSAEMEIDDDNKKYELYNLQAGETLVKVGDFTSDRLILDTSLIRDYNWDIELMWPQLRKAVYPSGHDCDECYSISNLQERYIVDERDAYIVGINPILKSDGETGCGEISTTNTYAVADAIRFAANQINKSNLYFSHLNIGVIVLCTCNNPIVVQRKIYELVKEGVMLRDGTRLNVKDKIIGFIGDVGSTISISVAEVLSRLKYVQISYASTSPALSDRSKYLYFMRTVTPDDAQAKAMVALLHDLGADYIQVIFSAGAATTVIVFLRSHMVQPLMVELQKRVKPGEFMFIGSEAWSKNTQILDEDDKQIMLGSFTLVLEINPASLLVEHTKSFDPKPLDENPWVTLYLQEKLGCYFNTSFRKTYANVCALADPLNKPNFVLDTWSTSAFVATRAMLMGGHQHHINTCGTESTSLCPQFSSPREIDNLVQQIRSVELDLEGKGDDVKVFTTNGDGNVGYRIYNVIQDAGDRSRLEYKEVGQYPLEGSFTFNLNNAHVSREAVSICPNIQTCKGCTNEVTTVHPQPKSEANVGMIAIGLFGVAMIAVIVLVVVIFMVRRAHIKDKDTIYLHPTTSERDHTQSHVYQRDMHFMQVRLEAVGKSPETTPPPSHCKNSGVFHDINLHEDNNKTDTTQISNM